From Persicobacter psychrovividus, the proteins below share one genomic window:
- a CDS encoding BspA family leucine-rich repeat surface protein: MKILYHVIVSVIILFFSLIVGCQSETEEPSPSPIYTISFVTNGGDEISEQEIESGQQLLVLPTPTKTDWVFDQWYLDETFNEVFELPKAIDKDITLYAKWLEHSPETAPEEYFTVTFNTQGGSDIAPLQVRKGKQATAPENPTKEGFAFAGWFNGEDLFHAFDFANASFDATAYAKWKPKDQALYFVAESGTKYYLVEKQVQDDTMTIIIQPNNAVGQPVDYLGPLQLASDDDLFVIENHAATTDFRTGFVSLSIDGQLMNINMMVKATLYLGSGLRDYIQTAMESKFVGPEGDYNYLDVSGMVDDQLSGTFYDLNSFNGDISKWDVSNATSLSNMFKDAESFNGDISKWDVSKVVSLTGIFEGASSFNQDLSKWDVSHVQHMDWAFKNATAFTHDLNSWDVSSANSMYEMFYGAEKFGKVPMHLAAWADKLGQRSINKSKMFTGSLFDEAEGYAAPCWYNNGNSTNHGCSSN; the protein is encoded by the coding sequence ATGAAAATTCTATACCACGTCATTGTTTCGGTCATCATTCTGTTTTTTTCATTGATCGTGGGCTGCCAGTCCGAGACTGAAGAACCCAGCCCGAGCCCTATTTACACCATAAGCTTTGTGACCAATGGGGGCGATGAGATTTCCGAACAGGAAATTGAGTCGGGGCAGCAATTGCTGGTGCTGCCGACACCAACCAAAACCGACTGGGTGTTTGATCAGTGGTACCTCGATGAAACATTTAACGAAGTGTTTGAGCTTCCAAAAGCGATCGATAAGGATATTACATTGTACGCTAAATGGCTGGAACATTCACCTGAGACTGCTCCGGAGGAGTATTTTACGGTCACATTCAACACGCAGGGTGGCAGTGATATTGCACCTTTGCAAGTAAGAAAAGGTAAGCAGGCCACCGCGCCAGAAAACCCGACAAAAGAGGGCTTCGCCTTCGCTGGTTGGTTCAATGGCGAAGACCTATTTCATGCTTTTGATTTTGCGAATGCTTCCTTTGATGCCACTGCTTATGCCAAATGGAAACCGAAAGATCAGGCTTTATACTTTGTCGCAGAATCGGGCACAAAATATTACCTGGTGGAAAAACAAGTGCAGGATGATACCATGACGATAATCATCCAGCCGAATAATGCCGTAGGTCAGCCGGTGGATTATTTGGGGCCATTGCAATTGGCATCAGATGACGACCTGTTCGTGATAGAAAACCATGCGGCAACCACCGATTTCAGAACTGGTTTCGTCTCACTGTCTATTGACGGGCAACTGATGAACATAAATATGATGGTGAAGGCGACCCTTTATTTGGGCAGTGGACTACGGGATTACATTCAGACGGCCATGGAAAGTAAATTTGTTGGACCTGAAGGTGATTATAATTATCTCGATGTTTCGGGAATGGTTGATGATCAACTGTCAGGCACCTTTTATGATCTGAACTCTTTCAATGGAGACATCAGCAAATGGGATGTCTCCAATGCTACATCGCTGAGTAACATGTTTAAAGATGCCGAAAGTTTCAATGGTGATATCAGCAAATGGGATGTATCGAAGGTGGTTTCTTTAACTGGTATTTTTGAAGGCGCAAGTAGCTTTAATCAAGACCTCAGCAAGTGGGATGTTTCCCATGTTCAACATATGGACTGGGCGTTTAAAAATGCCACCGCATTCACTCATGACCTCAACAGCTGGGATGTTTCCAGTGCAAACAGCATGTACGAAATGTTCTATGGGGCAGAGAAATTCGGGAAAGTACCCATGCACCTTGCGGCCTGGGCCGATAAGCTGGGGCAGCGCAGTATCAATAAGTCAAAAATGTTTACTGGTTCGCTATTCGATGAGGCAGAAGGTTACGCCGCTCCGTGCTGGTACAACAATGGCAATTCTACGAATCATGGTTGTTCGAGTAATTAA
- a CDS encoding glycoside hydrolase family 47 protein, which translates to MKSNRYRVLAFVMIMLLIFSQSVTAKQHQKPSNKEKKEYQQRVKTAFLKGWDAYKNYAWGEDAVNPIKKGSHNWYQESLLMTPVDAFSTMYLMGLKEQMKEDKALIFSKLDFDKNFEVQQFEIAIRLLGGLISAYQLDGDPRFLALAKDLGDRMIPVFDTPTGIPYRLVNLRTGEISGNGTNPCEVGSMLLEYGMLSKLTGDPKYYDLCKRGVVALYNRRGTTGLVGSWIDCDTGEWKDTRAHISGGIDAYYEYLLKGYLLFGDPELKEMWENCRDAVNKYLVDDGKNGYWMGWADMNDGKRTFTRFGALDCFWNLTNVLEGDHERAEKFQASVYKMWMMEGIEPEAVDYSDMSIPEDAKYYMARPEAIESTYYTWKATGDIKYYQQGKAMFESIEKFCQVDNGYVQLKDVTTKEKWDTLESFFFAETMKYCYLFFAPEKVFDFQKYVLNTEAHPFKNTWDKGWKGNQIGLK; encoded by the coding sequence ATGAAGAGTAATAGGTATCGGGTTTTGGCATTTGTAATGATTATGCTGTTGATTTTTTCACAGTCTGTTACTGCAAAACAACATCAAAAGCCTTCAAATAAAGAGAAGAAGGAATATCAGCAACGGGTAAAGACGGCTTTCCTGAAAGGGTGGGATGCCTATAAAAACTATGCCTGGGGGGAAGATGCCGTAAACCCGATAAAAAAGGGAAGCCATAACTGGTATCAAGAGTCCTTGTTAATGACTCCCGTTGACGCTTTCAGTACCATGTATTTGATGGGGCTCAAAGAACAAATGAAGGAAGATAAAGCGCTGATTTTCTCTAAGCTTGATTTCGATAAAAACTTTGAAGTGCAACAATTTGAAATCGCCATCAGATTATTGGGAGGGCTTATTTCTGCCTATCAACTCGATGGTGACCCGCGCTTTTTGGCCCTGGCAAAAGACCTTGGCGACCGCATGATTCCAGTATTTGATACCCCTACGGGAATTCCTTATCGATTAGTGAATTTAAGAACCGGTGAAATTAGCGGTAATGGCACAAACCCCTGTGAAGTCGGCTCGATGCTATTGGAGTATGGCATGTTATCCAAATTGACCGGCGACCCAAAATATTACGATTTATGTAAGCGTGGTGTGGTGGCACTTTATAACCGACGAGGCACCACAGGTCTGGTGGGGTCATGGATCGACTGCGATACCGGAGAGTGGAAGGATACCCGAGCTCATATTTCTGGAGGGATTGATGCCTATTATGAGTACCTGCTGAAAGGCTACCTGTTATTCGGGGATCCGGAACTAAAAGAAATGTGGGAGAATTGTCGCGATGCGGTGAACAAATATTTGGTGGATGATGGTAAAAATGGCTACTGGATGGGCTGGGCAGACATGAATGATGGCAAGCGGACTTTTACACGCTTTGGTGCACTGGATTGTTTCTGGAACCTGACCAATGTTCTGGAAGGTGATCATGAGCGTGCAGAGAAATTTCAGGCATCAGTGTATAAAATGTGGATGATGGAAGGGATTGAGCCTGAAGCTGTAGATTACAGTGATATGTCGATTCCTGAAGACGCAAAATATTATATGGCTCGCCCAGAGGCGATTGAATCCACCTATTATACTTGGAAAGCTACGGGAGATATTAAATATTATCAGCAGGGCAAAGCCATGTTTGAAAGTATTGAAAAATTCTGCCAGGTGGATAATGGTTATGTACAATTAAAAGATGTAACGACCAAAGAAAAATGGGATACCCTGGAGAGCTTTTTCTTTGCAGAAACCATGAAATATTGTTACCTGTTTTTTGCCCCTGAAAAGGTCTTTGATTTCCAGAAGTATGTATTGAACACCGAAGCGCATCCTTTCAAAAACACCTGGGACAAAGGATGGAAGGGTAACCAAATTGGCTTAAAATAG
- a CDS encoding RagB/SusD family nutrient uptake outer membrane protein: MKRFFRNIVLASILIAGATSCSLTEEPNGFVSESNFFKSPKDAQSALTYAYAILPSIEYYSREYLIATEVPGEALTVKPDAGASQHELDRFDQKSNNPIILDMWRYAYIGINRCNAVITNTPKVPGLTDAERGSIIGQAKFLRALHYFNLVRFFGDVVIRTEQVTSNNQTSAKLSPMKDVYALIEQDLLDAEKSLSPNRNFGKANQEAAQALLSKVYLQLASASATNVPKYDWGINSAEMYKKAADYAKKVVVGDANYSFEYDLAKTWDNAERLEAKEMIFVSASSRDGLQEGEYSKLPLMFMPWADGAKVLQLPNGKEIRGGGFEHFYIEDGFLNSFNPKDKRKSELIVSKVTIPNGNGEGKDKVLTYPGDLNSAFPMKYLDSDQIGEKTTCDTPILRYSDIMLVYAEAVGPTAEGYKMVNMIRSRAGLPDLQAGLSIEDFRKAILKERGFELAFEGQRLFDLRRTHSVESVLKDEYGKNITDGFYYYDIPQIEVDTNNSL, from the coding sequence ATGAAAAGATTTTTTAGAAACATTGTATTGGCGTCGATCTTAATTGCTGGCGCAACCTCATGCTCTCTTACTGAAGAACCTAATGGGTTCGTCTCCGAAAGCAACTTCTTCAAATCCCCAAAAGACGCACAGTCGGCATTAACTTATGCCTATGCGATCTTGCCCTCTATTGAATATTACTCCAGAGAGTATTTGATCGCCACAGAAGTGCCTGGGGAAGCGCTGACGGTCAAGCCCGATGCGGGCGCTTCTCAGCATGAGCTGGATCGTTTTGATCAAAAAAGCAATAACCCGATCATTCTGGACATGTGGCGCTATGCCTACATCGGTATCAACAGGTGTAATGCCGTCATTACCAATACGCCAAAAGTTCCTGGGCTCACAGATGCCGAGCGTGGGTCAATTATCGGGCAGGCCAAATTCCTCCGAGCGTTACATTACTTCAATCTGGTGCGTTTCTTCGGGGATGTGGTCATTCGCACCGAGCAGGTAACGAGCAATAACCAGACCTCGGCCAAGCTAAGCCCAATGAAGGATGTTTATGCATTAATTGAGCAGGATTTGCTGGATGCTGAAAAATCCCTCTCGCCCAATCGTAATTTCGGAAAAGCTAATCAAGAGGCTGCACAGGCATTATTGTCTAAGGTTTATTTGCAGTTAGCCTCTGCATCAGCAACCAATGTCCCTAAATATGACTGGGGCATCAATAGTGCTGAGATGTATAAAAAAGCCGCCGACTACGCCAAAAAAGTAGTCGTTGGTGATGCTAATTACAGCTTTGAATACGATTTAGCCAAAACATGGGACAATGCCGAACGACTCGAAGCCAAAGAGATGATTTTCGTTTCGGCTTCCAGCCGAGACGGACTGCAGGAAGGGGAATATTCCAAACTGCCGCTGATGTTCATGCCTTGGGCCGATGGCGCAAAAGTGCTGCAACTCCCTAACGGAAAAGAAATTCGTGGCGGCGGTTTTGAGCACTTTTATATCGAAGACGGCTTCCTCAATTCGTTTAACCCAAAAGACAAGCGTAAATCGGAATTGATCGTTTCGAAAGTCACCATCCCTAATGGCAATGGCGAAGGCAAAGACAAGGTCCTCACCTACCCTGGCGACCTAAATTCAGCTTTCCCGATGAAATACCTTGACTCAGACCAAATTGGAGAAAAGACCACTTGCGATACACCTATCTTGCGATACTCCGACATCATGTTGGTCTATGCTGAAGCGGTCGGCCCGACTGCCGAAGGCTACAAAATGGTCAATATGATCCGCAGCAGAGCGGGGCTACCTGACCTGCAAGCAGGCTTATCGATTGAAGATTTCCGAAAGGCAATCCTGAAAGAACGTGGCTTTGAGCTGGCTTTCGAGGGACAACGTCTGTTTGATCTTCGAAGAACCCACAGCGTCGAATCTGTATTGAAAGATGAATATGGAAAGAATATCACCGATGGATTTTACTATTATGATATTCCACAAATAGAGGTAGATACAAACAACTCGCTGTAA
- a CDS encoding sodium:solute symporter: protein MSYSLSNIDLGLIIVYVVGVIVWALMNSSNDSSQDYFLAGRNMKWPAVGLSLFAASVSSSTLIGQSAEAFKTGIAVYNYQWISILVMVVFATFFLPFYLKSKIFTMPEFLERRFDKRSRYYFSAITIIGNVFLDAAAALYAGAMIIKLIYPHAELQTIILFLAIAAGIYTIPGGLSSAINAELIQAVILIIGSIILAYLAMTHIGGWDQFYHRFDHGVWMQLIRPMHDPAVPWLGMIVGIPILGFYFWGNNQVMVQRVLSAKSIDHGRKGVLFVGVLYIFTLFIFIMPGLAARAMDLFDVHIPATAFGKEIITKYHIDVNEIYPRLIMKLMPVGLVGIVIAAMISALTSTLSATLNSASTLFTLDFYSKIDKKADSKKLVRVGQITSTVILIIAILWAPNIQKFGSLVDYYQEMLSYLAPPVVGVFFLGLFNKRVNAKGAFVGLVSGLIVAIFMLSFKDSIPFIKDLHFLLIVPILLIINIIITLAVSYSSELPPAEKVEKYTWTMAIWREESEEFKSVVWYKNFRYLALGLMILSVLSFVVFI from the coding sequence ATGAGTTATTCTTTAAGTAATATAGATTTAGGCCTGATCATCGTTTACGTGGTCGGGGTGATTGTTTGGGCGTTGATGAACTCCTCAAACGACAGCTCACAGGACTATTTCCTGGCTGGGCGAAACATGAAATGGCCCGCAGTGGGCTTGTCCCTCTTTGCGGCCAGTGTCTCCAGTTCTACCTTGATTGGGCAATCGGCAGAAGCATTCAAAACCGGGATTGCCGTTTACAATTACCAGTGGATTTCCATTCTGGTGATGGTCGTCTTTGCGACCTTCTTTCTGCCCTTTTACCTCAAATCGAAAATTTTCACCATGCCCGAATTCCTGGAGCGCAGGTTTGACAAGCGGTCACGGTATTATTTTTCAGCCATTACCATTATCGGTAATGTGTTTTTGGATGCAGCGGCTGCCCTTTATGCAGGGGCAATGATCATCAAGCTGATCTATCCGCATGCGGAATTGCAGACGATCATTTTGTTTTTGGCCATTGCAGCGGGTATTTATACCATCCCTGGCGGTTTGTCTTCGGCCATCAATGCTGAACTTATTCAGGCCGTAATTTTGATTATCGGATCCATCATTTTGGCATATCTTGCCATGACCCACATTGGCGGATGGGACCAGTTTTATCACCGATTTGACCATGGGGTGTGGATGCAATTGATTCGCCCAATGCATGACCCTGCCGTGCCGTGGCTCGGGATGATCGTCGGGATACCGATCCTCGGATTTTATTTCTGGGGAAACAACCAGGTGATGGTTCAGCGTGTGCTTTCGGCAAAGTCTATTGATCATGGTCGTAAAGGAGTATTGTTTGTTGGTGTATTGTATATTTTCACCTTGTTCATCTTCATTATGCCAGGCTTGGCGGCTCGTGCCATGGACCTGTTCGATGTTCATATTCCTGCCACTGCATTCGGTAAAGAGATCATCACCAAATACCATATTGATGTCAATGAAATTTACCCTCGACTGATCATGAAGCTGATGCCCGTTGGGTTGGTCGGAATTGTTATTGCTGCGATGATCTCAGCGCTGACCTCTACTTTGAGTGCTACTTTGAATTCGGCCTCTACGCTCTTCACCCTTGATTTTTATTCTAAAATCGATAAAAAGGCGGACAGCAAGAAGCTTGTACGTGTCGGACAGATCACCTCTACGGTAATTCTTATTATCGCCATTTTGTGGGCACCAAATATTCAGAAATTTGGTTCTTTGGTGGATTACTACCAAGAGATGTTGAGCTATCTTGCCCCTCCTGTCGTGGGCGTGTTCTTCCTCGGATTGTTCAATAAGCGAGTGAATGCCAAAGGTGCTTTTGTCGGTCTGGTATCCGGTCTAATCGTTGCCATTTTCATGCTGAGCTTCAAGGACAGCATCCCATTCATTAAGGATCTTCACTTCTTGCTGATTGTACCGATTCTTTTGATCATCAATATTATCATCACTTTGGCAGTAAGTTATAGCAGCGAATTGCCGCCAGCGGAAAAAGTGGAAAAATACACCTGGACCATGGCAATTTGGAGAGAAGAGTCTGAAGAGTTTAAGTCCGTTGTGTGGTATAAAAACTTCCGCTATTTGGCACTTGGATTGATGATTCTGTCGGTGCTGTCATTTGTAGTCTTTATATAA
- a CDS encoding cellulase family glycosylhydrolase encodes MLNKYFFGAGLLLALQACNQAPQHPTVTVHKEQVVCNQYIGNGVEWDAYPHADSKSAEWGDLMNNPAKWDTLYARLDRMQPQFIRMMDQANWRYYMGLNRHKKAVLNFNTPEIKTLFKLLDYCQSRNITVVMGEWGTPHHMHDIENKKDKLKAADDPRWSKMIAQYLDFLINKKGYSCIKYYNLVNEPNGDWASTLGDFDLWKRGVKQLHKELKAKGLDDKIQISGPGTVPQYSYPKYKSQYEGKDWVKMSVDSLNDELGAYEIHAYMPTMIVREGKAAKDVFWKEAIAQTHKTGKPFLIGELGLKDNFGPFHEKNIARAKKDAFTSPEDSQMAIYDYQYGVDMADAVVQFMNAGCAGTIAWALDDAMHTMGDKGDKTKLKRWGFWNILGTEIENSPKDEQIRPWFYPWSWACKYFPAHTEILKVDVPAIKGLRITAGTKEDKYSVMAVNNSEEIQTVTVQIDGLKSSPQLKKLTYTREQATAEKAKISTEQVSVSAQGGLSVTLPAKSVVVMTNMNK; translated from the coding sequence ATGTTGAATAAATATTTTTTTGGCGCAGGATTGCTTCTTGCCCTTCAAGCCTGTAATCAAGCACCACAACACCCTACGGTAACGGTTCATAAAGAACAGGTCGTTTGTAATCAGTACATTGGTAACGGCGTCGAATGGGATGCGTACCCTCATGCCGACAGTAAAAGTGCCGAGTGGGGAGACCTGATGAACAATCCTGCAAAATGGGACACGCTCTATGCTCGCCTGGATCGAATGCAGCCGCAATTTATCCGAATGATGGACCAGGCCAACTGGCGATATTATATGGGATTGAATAGACATAAAAAAGCGGTATTGAATTTCAACACGCCCGAGATTAAAACTTTATTCAAACTGCTCGATTATTGCCAGAGCCGAAATATTACCGTTGTGATGGGGGAGTGGGGTACACCACATCACATGCATGACATTGAAAATAAGAAAGACAAGCTCAAAGCGGCGGACGACCCAAGGTGGTCAAAAATGATCGCTCAGTATCTTGATTTTCTGATCAACAAGAAGGGGTATTCTTGTATCAAATATTATAACTTGGTCAATGAGCCTAATGGTGATTGGGCCTCTACCTTGGGCGATTTTGATCTGTGGAAACGTGGGGTAAAGCAACTTCATAAGGAATTAAAAGCCAAAGGGCTGGATGATAAAATCCAAATCAGTGGACCAGGAACGGTGCCTCAGTATTCTTACCCAAAATACAAATCTCAGTATGAAGGTAAAGACTGGGTGAAAATGTCGGTTGATTCGCTGAATGATGAACTGGGTGCTTATGAGATTCATGCCTATATGCCGACGATGATTGTACGTGAAGGCAAGGCGGCAAAAGATGTCTTCTGGAAAGAGGCCATTGCCCAGACGCATAAAACGGGCAAGCCATTCCTTATCGGTGAGTTAGGACTTAAGGATAACTTCGGTCCTTTCCATGAAAAAAATATTGCCCGTGCCAAAAAAGATGCCTTTACCTCTCCGGAGGATTCTCAGATGGCCATCTATGATTACCAATATGGGGTCGATATGGCTGATGCTGTGGTTCAGTTTATGAATGCGGGATGTGCGGGAACGATCGCCTGGGCGCTGGATGATGCGATGCACACGATGGGCGACAAAGGAGACAAAACCAAGCTTAAACGCTGGGGATTCTGGAATATCCTGGGTACCGAAATTGAAAACAGCCCGAAAGATGAGCAGATCCGTCCGTGGTTTTATCCATGGTCATGGGCCTGTAAATACTTCCCTGCGCATACCGAAATCCTTAAGGTTGATGTTCCTGCCATCAAAGGGCTACGCATTACCGCAGGAACAAAAGAGGACAAGTATTCTGTAATGGCGGTGAATAATAGCGAGGAGATCCAGACGGTTACTGTTCAAATCGATGGGTTGAAATCTTCGCCACAGTTAAAAAAATTGACTTATACACGTGAACAAGCAACCGCTGAAAAGGCGAAAATAAGCACCGAACAGGTCAGTGTCTCAGCGCAAGGAGGCCTCAGCGTGACCTTACCAGCGAAATCAGTAGTAGTCATGACAAATATGAATAAATAA
- a CDS encoding TonB-dependent receptor, which yields MLKKLYLFIALLFISGRLLAQAQVVKGVVKDSKGEALPGVNVIIQGKAQGSVTDFSGNYTLSGLAPTDTLVYSYIGYTSAKAAVNHQQTINMVLNENLEQLNEVVVVGYGAVKKDDMTGAVNTLKASDLPERPSANVGALLQGQAAGLQVTNNTGQPGSSVSIRLRGVTSTSGSNSPLVVVDGFPLGDAGGLNQINPSDIETFNVLKDASATAIYGSRGANGVIMITTKSGKKGKMTVNLSARTSLSTLPSGQNIVSNPEDYAIFSNEARRNAKLDELYTGQEYLGTYYPSVAEIHDGSWGHATNWADVVYRNALTHDYNISARGGNDHSKYYFSLGYLSQEGINIGDQFDKYNFRFKYDSKIYRNVTAGANVIVNFTEQKNNAMGGAGRSSVFPVYNDNGDYFFIGGKDYYHPLVFANEVTNKKSGKDIIANMYLEWTITKDLKFKTQMNMKYGGSIGDIYEPIGLTQKGADFNGYGRVDNYYDLDLLNESYFTYDKDFGDKHHLTAMVGQSYQTYNQRTSNLEGQGFVNDVLTNENLSTAKTYNVSNKAYTTKMLSYYGRLNYAYDSRYLLTATFRADGSSVLANKWNGFSSFAAGWNISKENFMKDISWLDNLKLRASWGQAGNQSVPAYSSMQRYGSARYYDGSNWQMGFGPGTYRYSSDYIYKIWNGLGNKDLEWETTATTNIGLDAAILDSRLMFSAEYYNKKTTGMLRSDKIPPNSGYDEITVNSGEMTNKGFELSLDAAVITPDASGFEWNVKGTLSKNINTVDKIGNNQFVWWGGNVDKFRTPITVMIPGQPLGAFYGYKTNGIIQSKEDGLASGLKGDMARPGEIKYLDADNNGQVTPEDRRVIGNPNPDFIYSINSTMKYKGFDFSVLMNGVQGNDVYNMTKFDGAAQYNRWTPDHTTNDYPSLNETRGYMASDWWIEDGSFLRIQNVTLGYTFNTENISWLSRCRVYTSVDNLAVFSKFQYGYDPEVGVDGINWGGYPKPRTFSVGLNITLN from the coding sequence ATGTTAAAAAAACTTTACTTATTTATTGCACTCCTATTTATCTCTGGTCGCTTGCTTGCACAAGCTCAGGTGGTAAAAGGGGTGGTCAAAGACTCCAAAGGAGAGGCTTTGCCAGGAGTAAACGTAATCATCCAAGGGAAGGCACAAGGTAGTGTTACAGACTTCAGTGGGAACTATACCCTTTCGGGTCTGGCTCCTACTGATACGCTGGTTTACAGCTACATTGGTTATACTTCAGCAAAAGCGGCAGTAAACCACCAGCAAACCATCAATATGGTGCTTAACGAAAACCTGGAGCAACTTAATGAAGTGGTTGTGGTTGGTTATGGTGCGGTCAAAAAAGATGACATGACTGGAGCTGTCAACACCCTAAAAGCTTCGGATCTGCCTGAGCGTCCTTCCGCAAACGTTGGCGCTTTGCTTCAAGGGCAAGCAGCAGGTTTGCAGGTGACCAATAATACTGGACAACCAGGGAGCTCGGTCAGTATTCGATTGCGTGGGGTAACTTCTACCTCAGGTTCCAACAGCCCATTGGTGGTCGTTGACGGATTCCCCTTGGGAGATGCTGGAGGGCTCAACCAGATTAACCCTTCTGATATCGAAACTTTCAACGTACTGAAAGATGCTTCAGCAACAGCGATTTACGGTTCACGTGGGGCAAATGGGGTGATCATGATTACCACAAAATCAGGGAAAAAAGGTAAAATGACCGTTAACCTGAGTGCCCGCACGTCGCTTTCGACTTTGCCTTCAGGACAAAACATTGTTTCAAATCCTGAAGATTATGCGATTTTCTCCAATGAGGCACGCCGAAATGCGAAGCTTGATGAGTTATACACTGGGCAGGAATATTTGGGAACTTATTACCCATCAGTAGCTGAAATTCACGATGGCAGCTGGGGACATGCCACCAACTGGGCAGATGTTGTGTATCGAAATGCACTTACCCACGATTACAACATCTCGGCAAGAGGTGGTAATGACCATAGCAAGTACTACTTTTCTTTGGGGTATTTGAGCCAGGAAGGGATTAATATCGGTGACCAGTTTGATAAATATAACTTCAGATTCAAATACGACTCTAAAATTTACCGAAACGTAACCGCTGGAGCCAATGTGATCGTCAATTTTACTGAACAAAAAAACAATGCCATGGGCGGCGCAGGACGTTCCTCTGTATTCCCTGTTTACAATGACAACGGTGACTACTTCTTCATTGGAGGTAAGGATTACTACCACCCACTTGTATTTGCCAATGAGGTTACCAACAAGAAAAGTGGCAAAGACATCATCGCCAATATGTACCTGGAATGGACCATCACTAAAGATTTGAAGTTCAAGACGCAAATGAACATGAAATATGGTGGCAGTATTGGGGATATTTATGAGCCGATTGGATTGACTCAAAAAGGAGCAGACTTTAATGGCTATGGCCGAGTGGACAACTATTATGACCTTGATTTGCTGAATGAAAGTTACTTTACCTACGACAAGGATTTTGGGGACAAACACCACCTGACTGCCATGGTCGGGCAAAGTTACCAGACTTACAATCAGCGCACCAGCAATTTGGAAGGACAAGGCTTTGTAAACGATGTGCTGACCAATGAGAACCTTTCAACAGCCAAAACTTACAACGTATCCAATAAGGCATATACCACCAAAATGCTTTCGTATTATGGCCGTTTGAATTATGCCTATGACAGTCGTTACTTGCTGACGGCCACCTTCAGAGCCGACGGATCGAGTGTGTTGGCCAATAAATGGAATGGCTTCTCCTCTTTTGCTGCAGGTTGGAATATCTCCAAAGAAAATTTCATGAAGGATATCAGCTGGTTGGACAACCTGAAGCTTAGAGCTTCCTGGGGACAAGCGGGTAACCAATCCGTTCCTGCTTATTCGTCCATGCAGCGCTATGGCTCTGCCCGCTACTATGATGGCTCGAACTGGCAAATGGGATTCGGCCCTGGCACCTACCGTTACAGCTCAGATTATATCTACAAAATATGGAATGGGCTGGGCAACAAAGACCTCGAGTGGGAAACCACCGCAACAACAAACATCGGTCTTGATGCCGCAATTTTGGATTCTCGCCTGATGTTCTCTGCAGAATATTACAATAAGAAAACCACTGGTATGTTGCGTTCTGATAAAATCCCACCAAACTCTGGTTATGATGAAATCACCGTAAACAGTGGAGAAATGACCAACAAGGGGTTTGAGTTGAGCCTGGATGCGGCCGTGATTACTCCTGACGCTTCAGGTTTTGAATGGAATGTGAAAGGAACCCTATCCAAGAACATCAACACCGTCGATAAAATTGGTAATAACCAATTTGTATGGTGGGGAGGAAATGTCGATAAATTCCGCACACCAATTACGGTAATGATCCCGGGCCAGCCTTTAGGCGCTTTCTATGGTTACAAAACCAATGGCATCATTCAGAGCAAAGAGGACGGTTTGGCTTCTGGCTTGAAAGGCGATATGGCACGACCTGGAGAAATTAAATACCTTGACGCAGACAACAACGGACAGGTAACCCCAGAGGATCGCCGAGTGATTGGCAATCCAAACCCAGACTTTATTTACAGTATCAACTCGACGATGAAATACAAAGGGTTCGATTTTTCGGTACTGATGAATGGCGTTCAGGGCAACGATGTCTATAACATGACCAAATTTGATGGTGCGGCTCAATACAACCGATGGACGCCAGACCATACCACCAACGACTACCCAAGCCTTAACGAAACACGTGGCTATATGGCCTCGGATTGGTGGATTGAAGATGGCTCATTTTTGCGTATCCAAAACGTTACGCTCGGTTACACATTCAATACCGAAAACATCAGCTGGTTGTCACGCTGCCGAGTTTACACTTCTGTAGATAATTTGGCGGTATTCTCCAAATTCCAGTACGGATACGACCCTGAAGTGGGTGTCGATGGCATTAACTGGGGCGGTTACCCAAAACCTCGCACCTTCTCTGTTGGCTTAAATATCACGCTAAATTAA